A single genomic interval of Lucilia cuprina isolate Lc7/37 chromosome 2, ASM2204524v1, whole genome shotgun sequence harbors:
- the LOC111688631 gene encoding delta-like protein C — translation MKSLLKWSLLILQLSIIACAAGEASSPYCYNNITEITYKLVTKTRIITVKSKGFFKKLTNKKETQLEIYEEEQPVHKFKVERTCCDGYKLTELDLCEPQCVENGCPQFSKCVEPEVCECLNGYFSIRSQHDGKHYCEPICEKPCPKNSACVAPNECGCKKGYHVVEEQQCEPYCISGCPYEGKCVAPNVCECQEGFKSEKGSCLPICSLGDQCQNGKCINKEHCVCNSGFAWNNETFKCEPAVVDEENMYTTVINADFTEYHRSAESSLELETDIGTSNDDIDPNQVFDENIETTTTFSLTDEYESSTAKTLQTRHKCPDDFVYHQGQCRPLKFVSNEIDCWLKPCQDQNAVCLENGTCACNEGFKWFKTHVVDNITLNQMIKAICLSESEYDTKSQQLKESLEENSVKEATNWTSIFFVVVGVLIMVTALVYLGLKVIYRQRGEIDVEGKTLACAYDNHACSENDKSAI, via the exons ATGAAATCCCTTCTCAAATGGTCTCTACTCATATTACAATTAAGCATTATAGCCTGCGCCGCTGGAGAAGCAAGTTCGCCCTATTGTTATAATAACATAACAGAAATCACGTACAAATTGGTTACCAAAACTCGCATCATAACTGTTAAATCCaaaggtttttttaaaaaattaacaaacaaaaaagaaacccAACTTGAAATTTATGAAGAGGAACAACCAGTTCACAAGTTCAAGGTAGAACGTACTTGTTGTGATGGCTATAAGTTGACGGAATTAGATTTATGTGAACCACAGTGCGTGGAAAATGGATGTCCACAATTTTCGAAATGTGTAGAACCCGAAGTGTGTGAGTGTTTAAACGGTTATTTCTCCATACGTTCACAACACGATGGTAAACACTACTGTGAGCCTATATGTGAGAAACCATGCCCGAAAAATAGTGCTTGTGTGGCTCCAAATGAGTGCGGATGTAAGAAAGGCTATCATGTAGTGGAAGAACAACAATGTGAACCCTACTGTATCTCAGGTTGTCCTTATGAAGGTAAATGTGTAGCTCCCAATGTTTGTGAATGTCAAGAGGGGTTTAAGTCCGAAAAAGGTTCTTGTTTACCTATTTGTTCACTTGGAGATCAATGTCAAAATGGTAAATGTATCAATAAAGAACATTGCGTTTGTAATTCGGGCTTTGCCTGGAACaatgaaacatttaaatgtGAACCTGCAGTCGTCGACgaagaaaatatgtatacaacGGTTATAAACGCAGATTTTACAGAATACCATCGCTCAGCCGAATCATCTTTAGAACTAGAAACTGATATAGGCACCTCAAATGACGACATTGATCCAAATCAAGTATTTGATGAAAATATTGAAACTACTACCACATTTTCACTAACAGATGAGTACGAATCTTCCACTGCCAAAACTTTGCAAACCAGACACAAATGTCCCGATGATTTTGTCTACCACCAAGGGCAATGTCGTCCTCTTAAATTCGTAAGTAACGAAATTGATTGTTGGCTTAAGCCTTGTCAAGATCAAAATGCTGTTTGTCTAGAAAATGGTACATGTGCTTGCAATGAGGGTTTTAAATGGTTCAAAACACATGTTGTTGATAATATTACGTTAAATCAAATGATTAAGGCAATATGTCTGTCGGAGTCTGAGTATGACACGAAATCACAGCAACTAAAAGAAAGTTTAGAGGAAAATTCGGTTAAGGAGGCAACAAACTGGACATCGATTTTCTTTGTGGTAGTCGGTGTTTTAATAATGGTTACAGCTTTAGTTTATTTGGGACTAAAAGTGATTTATCGGCAGAGGGGTGAAATAGATGTGGAGG GAAAAACTCTAGCATGCGCTTATGATAATCACGCATGCAGTGAAAATGACAAATCAGCaatataa